From the genome of Marinifilum sp. JC120:
GAAAGTAATAACAAAAACATTCCTGGCAATGGCTTTGATACTGATAACCAGTGGTGCAGCATTCGCGGAAACAGTGTTCAATGCTCAAGGCAGCACTCTTATTCCTAGTGTTGTTTCCCGTTATCGCGATTCCGCAAGTAGCGAGTGGACCGTGATAAAACTTTCAAATATTACAAATCAAGCGATTCAATGCAATGTCATCGTTTATGATCATAATGGCAACGAAGTAATCACTGGAATGAGAATAGAATCAGGAGCCTCAGGAGGAATAGGAACTGTCGTATCAAGCGGGACAGGGCTTTTTGAAATTCCGGCTCACTCTACCCGCTATTACCAGTTAGGCTCAGGCAATTCAGTACACACCATATATGGGTATGCTGTAGTTGAATGGAAATCCGACGACCCGCAGCAGAGAAAAGCCCTGATAGGCGGTGTTGAGAAAAGCAGAGTTAGCGGCAACAATGTACTAAAAGGAGAAGTCCTGATCAACAACGGCCAGCCATTCTAAATATACTCAAATTTGGGCAGGTATTTTATACCTGTCCAACCTTACACCGCGTGCAAAACCACAGACAAAGCCTTAAAGCAAAATTCCACATCAGCCCCTTCAAACAGTCCTTCCTCTTCAATAGACCATGATGTGACCAGCGCACACATCTGGGTCCCTGCGGCGGATTCCCCAGAGACTTCAGCCAGCACTTCAGTCTGCTTGATGGATGTTACTTTGGCCCGAACACAATTACGGGAACTGATTCCTTTTCCCTTTAGAGGACGCACAGCCACCAACGGGGCTTTCACTGTAGCGGAAACAGAAATTCCCGGTTCCAGATCAAGTTTGTAAAGACTTTCAAGGGTGATGACTGAACTGATAGTAAAACCTTCGGCGGTCTCGAATTCAACATCGGCCAAAATTCCATCACGGCGCACGGAGCTGACCTGCCCTATAAAAGTATTACGGGCACTGGATTTAAGCGCGTTTTCCTCAAGAGCCATACGGCGGACAATGTTCTTTACGTCCCCGGATGACCATTCCTGATAGACTGCCGCAAGATCGGCTGAAGACTGTCCGAGAACCTTACGCACCACGCCCAGCGGCACACCATTGCGCAGCATTTCCACGGCCCTTGAACGGCGCAAAACCGAAGGAGCACCCTTTTTGCGCTCAAGCCCGCAAGACTCGGCCCGCTCGTAAAAAATACGACGCACATAGCCGGGATCAAGATGAAAAAGCTCCCCCTCAAGTCCTGATCCCATGGGCCCATCAATTAACCCCTTAAGCTCCCGGCAGACAGATTGCGGCAGGGGAACTTCGCGGCTATGCCCTTTCCGTCCAAGCAGAACAACCGCCCGATCGAGATCAACCGCCTCACGCTCATCAAGCCCCAGAATCTCACCAAGCTTGGCCCCGCTATGCCTGAGCACGAGGAACAGACAAAAAGCCCTTGTGCGGGAGCGGACGTAATCCGCGCGTGTTGCCCCATCCTTCCAGCCACGGAATTCTTCTTCCAGAATAGAAAGATCCCGACCGCTGAGATGGAGGATATTCTCAGGAACATCAAACACTTCTGCGGGAGCAAGCCTACTCTCTGAGGTCTGTGAATCCTGATTTTCGGTACCTTTGTTTCTCACTTGAATAACCCTTCGAGCAGTCACGTTTTTAAAAAAATGCGTGACCGGTTTGAATTTTTTACCGCTCCCTGCATAAGCATAGGACACTGATAAAGCCAATTCAAGAAGACCTCAATTTCAAAACGGAGAACAGAGAATGAAACGACTCAGCGCACTCATCCTGACCCTACTGCTGGCCCTGCCTTTTTCGGCAAACGCTGCCGACCTCATGGTCGCACAGGCTGCCAATTTCATGCCCGCCATGCAAGAAATCATCCCGGCCTTCAAAAAAAGCAGCGGACTTGAAGTTCTGGCCACTTACACCTCCACCGGAAAATTGTACGCCCAGATAGTAAACGGCGCGCCTTTTGATCTGTTTCTGGCAGCAGATGAACGCCGCCCCCAGATACTTTATCGTGACGGACTGGCTGAAACTCCATTTGTCTACGCTAAAGGTAAAGTGGTTCTCTGGTCCAAGGACAAAAATAAAATTGAAAAGAGCTGGCAAAAAACCATCATGGACGGAAAATTTCAAAAGATCGCTATTGCCAACACGGAGACAGCTCCTTACGGCACCGCCGCCATGGTTGCTCTGCAACAAGCCAAACTCTGGGATCTGGTCAAGCCGAAACTTGTCTTTGCCCAGACCATTGCCCAGACCTTTCAATTTGCTTCCACCGGAGCTGCTGACGCCGGATTCTGCGCATACTCATCCATGTTCACCCCCGCAGGCAAAAAAGGCGGTTTTGTGGTCGTAAAAGAAGCCCCCCCGGTAATTCAGGCCGCCTGCATTCTCAAATCCTCAGAACACAAGGAAGTGGCCCGAAAATTCGTAAAATTCCTGTCCGGTCCCGAAGCATCCGCCATCAAGAAAAAATACGGATACGACTAATGGATTTTTACCCGCTTTATATCTCGGCCAAACTAGCTGTGGCTACGACTCTGTTCATCCCGCTGGTTGCCGCGCCTATCGCATACATTCTCGCTTTCGTTGATTTCAAGGGCAAAAGTCTGGTTGATGCTGTTGTTTCTCTCCCTATGGTGCTTCCT
Proteins encoded in this window:
- a CDS encoding TOBE domain-containing protein, with the translated sequence MALSVSYAYAGSGKKFKPVTHFFKNVTARRVIQVRNKGTENQDSQTSESRLAPAEVFDVPENILHLSGRDLSILEEEFRGWKDGATRADYVRSRTRAFCLFLVLRHSGAKLGEILGLDEREAVDLDRAVVLLGRKGHSREVPLPQSVCRELKGLIDGPMGSGLEGELFHLDPGYVRRIFYERAESCGLERKKGAPSVLRRSRAVEMLRNGVPLGVVRKVLGQSSADLAAVYQEWSSGDVKNIVRRMALEENALKSSARNTFIGQVSSVRRDGILADVEFETAEGFTISSVITLESLYKLDLEPGISVSATVKAPLVAVRPLKGKGISSRNCVRAKVTSIKQTEVLAEVSGESAAGTQMCALVTSWSIEEEGLFEGADVEFCFKALSVVLHAV
- the modA gene encoding molybdate ABC transporter substrate-binding protein, with the protein product MKRLSALILTLLLALPFSANAADLMVAQAANFMPAMQEIIPAFKKSSGLEVLATYTSTGKLYAQIVNGAPFDLFLAADERRPQILYRDGLAETPFVYAKGKVVLWSKDKNKIEKSWQKTIMDGKFQKIAIANTETAPYGTAAMVALQQAKLWDLVKPKLVFAQTIAQTFQFASTGAADAGFCAYSSMFTPAGKKGGFVVVKEAPPVIQAACILKSSEHKEVARKFVKFLSGPEASAIKKKYGYD